In Hippoglossus hippoglossus isolate fHipHip1 chromosome 24, fHipHip1.pri, whole genome shotgun sequence, a single genomic region encodes these proteins:
- the prkrip1 gene encoding PRKR-interacting protein 1 homolog — protein sequence MAAHTQKHNKPGKAGGKEAQPLIIAKTPAEEQRLKLERLMRNPDKLAPIPDRLKEWNPRAPPEFVRDVMGSSAGAGSGEFHVYRHLRRREYQRQDFLDKVAEKQDKDVEYLDKVELNKLAADERTAKRRKKRDKIKEKKLMAKKAKLESNNKTEDGADKSSDDSEEEDEDREAEDDAETPSFIMGKK from the coding sequence ATGGCGGCGCACACGCAAAAGCATAACAAGCCGGGGAAAGCTGGGGGGAAAGAGGCCCAGCCTCTGATAATCGCCAAAACCCCGGCGGAGGAGCAGCGTCTGAAGCTGGAGAGGTTGATGCGCAACCCGGACAAGCTCGCTCCAATCCCAGACCGACTTAAAGAATGGAACCCGCGGGCTCCGCCGGAGTTCGTCCGGGACGTGATGGGCTCCAGCGCCGGCGCAGGCAGCGGCGAGTTCCACGTTTACCGGCACCTCCGCCGCAGAGAGTACCAGAGACAGGACTTCCTGGACAAGGTGGCAGAGAAGCAGGATAAGGACGTGGAGTATCTGGACAAGGTGGAGCTGAACAAGCTGGCGGCCGACGAGAGGACGGCCAAGCGCCGGAAGAAGCGCGATAAGATAAAGGAGAAGAAGCTGATGGCGAAGAAGGCGAAACTAGAAAGTAACAATAAGACGGAAGACGGCGCCGATAAGAGCTCAGACgacagtgaagaggaggatgaggatagAGAGGCTGAAGATGATGCTGAGACTCCGAGCTTCATCATGGGGAAGAAATAA